In the Uranotaenia lowii strain MFRU-FL chromosome 1, ASM2978415v1, whole genome shotgun sequence genome, GTGACGATAGGATGTATGGCTGGAGAGAATCTCAGTCGCTAACGGAAGCTGTGGGGCACCAGGGCGCACCTCACAGTATACAGTTTTTACTGTGTTACAGCGGGGCACTGACACAGCTGACTGTTGcttccctagctactcgtgggatcAGAATATGAACACaaaccaacaaaaacaaaattattcgaGTGCCGACTGCTCGTCTCAGCCGGAAAATATGGAAGTCACAGAAGGTGAACTCGAAAGACAGCTCTCTAACGAGTCATTCACGCGAGTGCATCTCATCTTCCGCATTAGACTCACCTGCGGAAGTGGACGACGAAAAGGAAGACGAAAGAGAGCGACGATGATGAGGTTAATGTCACCATCAAAACGGTGCTGAATAAAGAGGAAAATCTCGACACACGGCAGCTAAGTGGTGCGGCCAAGAGACGACTGAGAAAGCTAATGGCCAAAAACGTACCATACGAAGAGGCAATGCGCCTAATTTGCAAAGGGTACGCCCCTGCCAAAAATGCAAAACGGGCGCGCAGTGGAGATAACGCTGGTTCGAGCAGTGTGGAAAAATCGAAAGCCAAGAAGGCTAGAGGGCCACTAGCCCCAACGAGACAGCCATACTCAAATGAACCAAGAAAAGCTCGACCACACGCCAATGATGCTCGTGAAGGTCTACATAGGGCCAATCGCCCAATAAGACCAATAGAGAAAACAAAAGGCAAGTCCAAGCAAAGGTCCTCCTATAGTGAGGTTGCTGGTTCTGTGAGGGTAGGCATATTAGCTAAGAATTACCCCTGCACACAGCTGAAAACAGAACAACTTAAAAAGGTACACCAGGCGATAAAACGGGCTGTTCTCGGTCAAAGGCAGAAGAAACTTAAACCGAAGTTCGCTCAATGCTCGTACAAGTCTGGCTTCATGGTTGTGACGTGTCTTGACCAGGCTACATCGGACTGGCTAAAGCAAGTTACACCAACAATCAAGCCATGGGTAGGAGCTGAACTAGTCGCCGTCGGAGACTCGGGAACATGGGCCCATGTTTGGAACAAGATCAACTTAAACCAGGCCCGAGTGGAATGAGCAGTTTTAAAGGTAAAGTAACCATCAACAAACCTGCTAACACAAAATTCAGAACTACTAAAACTGGTTCAAGAAGCCTCAGCATATGGAGCAAACCAAAACGAGACAACCAAACATGTGCAAATGGTAAAAAGCCGGTGCCTTGCCTCACCACCACGGgcaaaaaaccacaaaaatgaaCACCCTAAAATGTGTTCAGGCGAATCTTCATCATGCAGAAGGAACCTCGAGTACACTACTGAGAAGAGTCGTTTCCGAAAACCTGGACCTTGCCTTTATCCAGGTACCTTGGGTTAACAAGGGTAAGGTACAAGGGCTTTACACGCCGAATGGTAAGATTCTTTACGACGATAGAAGCGCTCACCCAAGTACTCCTTTattagttaaaaaaagaattaaatttactccTTTTACAGAATTTATCGATGGAGACATCACGGCTATACGAATGGAAATACCGACACCAAGAAGTAAGCACACGGTGAGTGTAGCCTCGGCGTATTTCCCAGGAGATAGCACCGATATACCCCTACCGATGTAGTAGAATTTGTAAGAACATGCCGGGCACAAAACCAGCAGTTTCTCGTCTGCAGCGATGCTAACGCACATCACACGCTGTGGGGAAGTACAGATATCAACAATAAAGGTGAGTCTTTATTAgagtttctttcacaaaaccatttTGGAATACGTAATAAGGGAAACAAACCTACGTTCACAACGGGGAACAGACAAGAAGTCCTCGATTTATCTCTATGCACCCCACTGCTTCTAGGGAAAATAAATAACTGGGAGGTGTCGGATGAATAATCACTGTCTGATCACAGACATATTACATTCGACATAGTGGGAGGAGAAATAATCAAGGACGTTTATAGAGACCCTAGGAACACCAACTGGGATCTCTACAAACACACACACTTGAAGCTTGTAAACCTTTGTTGGATGGGAAAATACTCACAACAAAGCAATTAGAAGAAGCTTCAAAcagttttacaaataaaatcatATACAGTTTCGAAGCAAGCTGTCCACTGAAGGAACGTGTTTCAAACAGACGAGTTCCTTGGTGGAACAGACAACtagaaaagttaagaaaaaataacaagaaaacgtttcaacaaagcaaaagctGACTCAAACTGGGATGACTATCGTAAGTCCCTAActgagtacaaaaaaaaaatattcgaagagCTAAGAGAATAGTTGGAAGCATACGTGTGAATCCATTCAAACTACGCCAGAAGCTGTCAGGCTCCAGAAAGTTCTATCTAAAGAACACTCAAATGGACTGGGTCAATTGAAGAATAACAATGGGGAGCTTACTACAGACCCAGAAGAAACACTTCAATTACTACTTAGTACGCATTTTCCAAGATACATCGAAGGGTTAGAGATTATGGACACTCCGGCTGGAAGACCCAGTCGAAGTGTTAGACGCAAGGAAGCTCTCCGTAAATCGCGCACAACCTTTACACCGTCAATGGTTAACTGGGCAATAAGTACATTCGAGCCATTTCAAGCTGCTGGTGAAGATGGAATTATGCCAATCCAGATacagcaagcaaaacaaatggtAACACCTGCCTTGGTAGAGATGTTTGTCGCCAGTATGACCCTCTGTCATTTTCCCACCCAATAGAATAAGGTGCGCGTTATCTTCATCCCGAAACCAGGGAAAAAGATAAAACTCAACCAAAGGCATTCAGCCTATCAGTCTGACatccattattttgaaaataatggagaagatacttgacTAAATCTCATTATCTTAGCTTGTGTAAGCTGAACAATTTCCAGAtcgcttacaaaaaaggtatgtcAACGGTTACGGCCTTGCATACCTTCACACAATGCGCGATTTaataagaatcaggaaagatgatgaacggagagagcgagatagtcaaccaaatttgcaaGCTAacggaaggtcttgggcctcgtatgacactacaattcaaaaacaacgcgatcttagggcacggtataaccctaatctggactcatacgtgtggtgggacttaaaaggtctcacgtactcagctacgatctttcctgcagcaaaaggaaacggagataccattcggggtggtcgtgacgAGATTCTAGCTtgatagtttctcaatcggccatgcctcggtggttagaaatcctgcgggagtgaatgctgtgacgggcgcgagttactttgaaagcgttacctaatcggcacacgtttcgaggtcctCGGGATAGTGGATGCggtgacgggcgtgagttactatgaaagcgttacctaaccagTACACGTCACAGGGTCtcccgtaccagtctgaagttggcgagAGAGGAAAAAGGACAAAGATGATTATGGAGAAAgaccaaaattgagaaagaggaaaagtgTGAGATGTATatgtgcatgagcacagcctacccctcgatgtagtatcatagggtgaaaccaaggggcacatctggcactcGAAGCccaaggccgatgacatagtgaatacgatgcgatgcgatgcggtgaatgcgattcaatgcggtgaaccacaatTGATGAAAATgcatgtgaatcgcttaaaatttgaatgatgtcaatttgttccgccgctcgagttcgcgtaggctgcgtccgtaaatttttccgccgattcgcatcgcatcgcactcactatgtcatcggcccaaggtggttttagtggaaTGATCccacacccggctgttatggtttgaagtcaaatttccatcttgtaaaaaaaacccttacacaaaaactagaaaagactatggaggcaaaagaaatagcacttGCTTTTTTTCTAGACATTGAAGAGGCATTCGACAATGCATCATTACTTAATCGAATTAGCTATGAAAAGACAAGGGTGCCATACGGCAATTGTTGACTGGACTAGTACCATGCTAGTCCAGTCCGTTTGTGCAAGCTTGAGAGGACTTACGATCAGTGCCACTCCAACtaagggatgtccccaaggtggggttctatcaccgttgttgtggtcactgatcgtggacgacctcctaaacaaacttgtatctatgGGATTCGATTGGCTTTACTGATgacgtagttattatagttcgaggaaaacatgagaatgtgtTGTCTAATAAAATGCAATCTGCACTTAACTACGCACTATTGTGGTGAAGGTAAGAGAGACTGAACATTAACcctcccgcatactaaaaaactatatctcaaaCAGTATATACGATTCATCTACAGCttcagaaaaagtgattttaaGCGTAAACGTAGCTGTTCaattaaactttacttcgacgaaaaatttgaacgataaaaacgaaacatgaacctttatgtgaaaaagtgatggtatctgtaaaggtgatagaatggtatgaacgatttccttcaatttttctgtAATCGTAAAAATTATCTCGAACCGTTAACCTTACCGTTCAaacttaaacttcaaaaatgagcgAAACgccggtcagagatgccaggtagTTTTACAAAACATCAGTGAGAAGTTATGAGAATAtctctcatatttttttatattcttatacGATTCTATAgcaaggggctgaaagagaaggaaatttccgaactgacatttcagtaccgcactgacgttttggtaccaaaataccattgaaatcaaaggggaactgacgttgtggttccaaaaagtcggtacggtccgtttgtatgtgatttgacagttgcttcagtcctttgcTCTATAGAGTTTCGAAGACAATAATTTATCTTGGAGGCATGCACAAACATCATACTAAACGAGGTTTAGTTCACGCTTTCCGCGATGCGTTTAAAAAAGCTTTAAGTGAAATTATGCACGGTGATTACGAGTGATTCTTTGCGAATCCATCTGGACTGAATtacaattttagttaatttgtgATCCCTAAAACATTCTTGAATTACTACCCATAATCATTCTGATCATATAAAATATTTACCTTAAATTTTGCATCTCAATATCTAtataaatattgataaaacattGAACCTGGCACCACTGATGTAGACTTTGTTTTGGTTGTCAAACGTAAAGCACGAAAAAATCGGTGTGGTCTTCTCGTTTCATCATTCTATCTAGCACCAGAAAATCATGGCATCGATATTGCGGGCCACCAAATTTGTGCGCTATTTCGCCGGATTCGCGCGGAACATAGATTTCAACACAGTCCGGGAGACGGAAGGAAGTTTTATTCAGCAGTCGCAATGTTCTGTGAGGTAAGTTCGGAAAATTCTTCATTTATGTGGGTGCCGCTTTGCGGCACGTAGTGATGTACAAATTAATGTTACGCAACAGATTATATcagtaattgattttttttgctcattcttCTACTGAGTGTTTAATTgcactgtttttattttgcctttCCAGCGGTTATGCTACATCTGCCGCTAGTTCCAGTCAGGGACTAGACCGATCTTTGAAGCGGCTGGATGAAGATGTAAAATCCTCGGGAAGAATTTCACGCCGAGATCTGGAAGATGTTCCGGAGGAAATCCGTGTGTCCGTATTAACCGTTCCGCTTCTAGCGCTCAATCGGCGCGGAAAATCGATTCTACGTAACCTGCTGGAGGTGCAATCAGTTCGCTAGCTCATTGAACTCAAAAAGATTGCAAATGCACGATGACATTGTGTATATCCGGtatgtgaaaattaaaatatttttaaagcaaatccGATAATTTCATTCTTATGTTTCAGGTTACGCTATCAGGACCCCCACAGTTCAAATCTATGCTATGAATTGCTTGGAACCGGAACCTTGGGACGTTCTATAGGGAATGCTCATTGAAATATTAATCAGGAAGAATCACAACAAAATAGAGCGTAGGCAAATTAGTTGGTAACATTAAACGATATTCaataaaatgttgaaatcagaaaacatttttcatttttatccgAAAATCTCCCAATACATTAAAATATTGCGTTTGTGTGCGTGCTCTTTTCATGAACGATTCCTAAAACGGTTTGAATAATGTTGGAATAAAATAAAGTCAAATCGTTACACAACCGTTGACGTAAGCGTTTTGTAATGAGAGCTCCTCGAAAAAACTATAACGATGACAATCCGATGATCTAAATACActttcagcaatcggtttttaaACCTAACATGGACTGCAAGTAGAACGGTTCGTCCATACAAATGTTTTAACGGTTattaacaattacataacctaacgacatatttaaaatactgtGAATTTGGAATTCACGTTTAAACTAATGTGTTTAAGGGTTTGAaaaatcgtttgctaaacgtttttttacgcttcaTCAAATCATCGCTTAACTATTAAGGAAATCGTTTGGTAacaatcctcatttatgcggtCTTCCAAAACTACTATGATAGCATTCACTACGAGACGAAAAACTGCACTTAAAACCTCTAACACTAGATAGGGAAGTGCTAAACTTCGAATCACAGGTGAAATATTTAGGAATCATACTAGACTCAAAactatcatggaacccacaaTTAGAGCATGTTATAGCCAAGactacaacagctctatgggtttGCCTCAAAGGAGTGGGGAAAAAAATGGGAACTAAGGCTGAAAATCATCcattggatatttacagctataataagaACCAAAATCTCCTATGCCTCCTTAgaatggtggaccaaaactgtgcAAGTGTCCGgaaaaaactagcgaagcttcaaagaatagcaacGCTATCTATAACTGGCGCTATGCGAAGCACATCAAGCGAGGCTCTGAATGCGCTACTAAATATTCTGTCACTTCTTCAatttattgagttagaggcagaacgtagtgccttaagactctcaaaaatcaaaactctctGTGAGAGGAATCTTACAGGATATCTAAAAAtcctgaataaatttaaaataagctcacttattgtaaagaatgatgactggatgtagcccattttcaacctagacataccatacaatgtaactatcaacgatAGGGACGTATAGGTGGTCCTGAGGTTCCTCCCGGATCGATTAAATTCActactgatgggtcaaaaatggataatagaactggggcaggggttttcggacctagactcaggatctcaatttctatgggaaactggccaacagtattccaagcagaagttcaagcaattctagaatgcacttgagcctgtttgaaaagaggatacaggtacacaagtatctatatATTTTCTGACAGCCAGGCCGCTCTCCGAGCCCTAAGTACGTTCATttgttactccaaactagtatgggagtgtattgttgcactaagaaatCTGGTcatacggaacagagtatttttattctgggttccaagccactgcggtatcctagggaacgaagaagcagaccagctagccAGTGAAGGGTCTCAGCGCTTGTTAATTGGATcagaacctttctgcggagtatcgaggagtgccttaaaTATGGAACataagaactgggaaagcactcccgcatactaaaaaacgaTATCTTAAATAGTCATTACGATACATCTACGGCTCCAGAAAAAGTGATTATCTATGTAAACGTAGCTATTActttaaactttacttcgacaacaataaaaacgaaaaactaaCGTTCATATGAATATATGATATGGTATCTGAAAAGGTGAATGAATGGTTCaaacgattttcttcaaatttatcaaaaaccgtAAAACTGTTCTCGAACCATAACGCATACCGTTTATGTCTTCTGTCAAAAATAACCGAAACCCgtatcagagatgccagatggtttgaaaaacaaaaactcagcACAGGTTTATGAAAATATCTTATAACTATTTATTTATCAGTTCATGTATACGAATCAATCGTCTATTTGTTAgatatataaacaaaaaataaacgctACTGCAGtatagaaaaacaaaactaagatcattgAATCGTTAACAATATTCTATTCTGGACTTTATTCTCATGCTGTCTACAACAAGTCTTGAAAATAATGAATACAAAATTACTTAACTGGTGTAGGACACATTGGCTGATATGAATTAAGCTctgtaattgcttttgctattttcaaGCAGTTTTGTGAGTCAAATACTTTGAATtgcatgcatatttttaatccaGAGCTGGTTGAAAGTAAATGATCTATACTCTGCTTTTTCATATCAAGttgagcaaatgctttcaaattttgccattttaaaGTTCGAGCTACGTAAAAGGTATCGAAGCAAtggctattttcttattcataccacctattgaattttgagttaatttcacattttaatttcatatcgGCACAGTTTTGAAAACAGTCTAGTCGGCATCACTGCcgacaacacaaaaaaaataacaacaaacgtTTTCCGCGTTCCAGTTCAATCCAAATCGAACTCCCGTAACAAGTTCTCCCGATTGTGGTTCGACTAACGACAATCCGCAACCGCAATTGAGAATCTTAGGAAGATAAACAGGAAATAGGACGATATCGATGTTCGTGGCAGGTAAATTTCATTACATAAATAAACATtgacaaatttgtaaaaaaggattttctttatttcagaAACAAATTCTCTGGAAGAGCAGTTGTCTCCGAGAGAAGCCGCCCTAAATTCTGGATCCAGCAGTTACGCCAGCGGAACGCCCGTGTTTCGGACGAAAATGAGACCCGAGGATCTAATGCTGAATCAATCCGCCAGTCGGAAGGGTATTGGCTGGTCCTAAATTGGCACCCGCCGCTCCAGGAGGATCTCGTTTCGTTCGGTTGATGGTAATTATGAATATTAATATATTGCGTGTAGTGAATAAGTGATAAGCATGaagtgaataaaataaatatttataaaatcttaaaatcgtttttttttgtttttcccaaAGAAGAAAACTTTcttgtgtgggtgtgtgtgcaAGCTCCTTTCTGTACGTTTCGGAATACGGTACGCATAACGATGGAAGAACGTCATATTGAATCGTTTCACAACTATAGCTGTAAATGTTCAGTTACAAGAgaacttttaaaataactgtAACAAAAACAGTTTGATGGCCAGAATATGTTTTCCATGAGCGGTTTTTGAATGTTATCTCAACTGTTTGTAAAACAGTTCTTCCATATAAgtgttttaatagttttaaacagtaacataacttaacgccatattcaacaaaccgtcgttttggaattcacaattagtggaatgttttttacgatgtcggttatcgttttttaaaagtttttttacgctgtCCCAAATAGTTGTATAACTATTATACTTACTGTTtggtaacagtatttttttattcgggCTACTATTGGCTCCTACTGGAGAAGAGCAGAGGGAGCAGCTCAGGCGAAAAGATCTATTGAACCacgcgcacgactctccaaaaacatgttgaacttaagtaagcacgaattaagtacttacacaggtctcttgaccggacattgtccaacaaaacaacatctcaaacggataaacattattcaaaacgacgactgtcGCTTCTGCgagttcgaaaaagaaactgcagagcatcttctatgcaactgctgtgCCCTCATAAATCGAAGAGAGCGTATACTTGGGGCTAAATTAACAAGCGCACTAGACATATGATTGTACATAAgtcctaagaaggttatatcatatatctttgatatcatacccgattgagACAAGATGCTCAATCAACAATCAACTGTTACTTCAATCAAAAGTGCAGGGGAGTctgatagcatacagtaacgcggggtaattaccacaatagattaactactggtcgcagtgggctctcccctacaaggaaaaaagctaccccggtgatcaatgttaccccggtttacggtaggggagataagggcataacgagcacccaaggcataataagcactcctttttcctacataagtacgtattttcttaaacaaattttcatgaggatttgtttcgtactacctatagtattgaTTTtgcaccaaaaaagaaatatcattttcatatttacagaaatattaaataataaccagctaggttctcaagtgacgaaaatattataatttttgagcaccacaaaataagcttttatcatcttaatctgaaatgtacgcactgtaacttgatttacacattgtttctcaattttcaccttcataaaatttttaattttttacttcaatcaattttaaaacacgtttttacttaaatttgttgacctggggcgaacagagcactattaatcaaggcaagatgagcgttttctgccgtacaTATAACcttgcagcgaattcaactcgatgaagtaaACTGAATAATAGACCTACAGCTCGACTAGTTTCATCTgttgatttggcctattggtaaggtgtcggagaggtaatcagtagactcgagttcgattcctgttcgaggggattttttttacataccattcatgattgattttttttgattgttacattatacggctagtagcatcatctgTCAAACAAAAcatcagaaacataatgtatgagaatgtggtaattctttgaattctacaaacagacctacattattttgttattgctttgtttgatgaatctacgcctcaccgtttagtgcaaaatgcatcgatcatgaatgataaatgaaaaaaaatcaccttgaccagtaatcgaactcgagtctactgattatctctccgacaccttaccaagaggccaaatcgtcagataaaacaagtcaagctgtacctctattattcagttgacttcatcgagtcgaa is a window encoding:
- the LOC129739387 gene encoding uncharacterized protein LOC129739387 translates to MASILRATKFVRYFAGFARNIDFNTVRETEGSFIQQSQCSVSGYATSAASSSQGLDRSLKRLDEDVKSSGRISRRDLEDVPEEIRVSVLTVPLLALNRRGKSILRNLLEVQSVR